The nucleotide window CTCATCACCATTTTTGGTAACATATTGCTTACTAAAGGGAACTGATATGATTTCCCCTTCTGTTCAATAAAGATCATGTTTCACTTTTTACCCTTGCTGCTAGGAAGCTCAGAGACATATTTTAAAGGTGCCCTTTAAGAACTGTTTAGTGCCTCACATGCATATCAGAGTCCTTATTCTCTTCTCATCTTGGCCCTGGATTGTGATCTCAGTTTTACCTAGTCCTAATCTTTTACTCaccatttacatatttattatatgtacTCATAGGAGACTTCTGAAAACCTTGGAGGAATAAAGTAAGGTATGCAtggcataaaaaagaaaataatttacctGGGTAGGGCTTTCATCTGTAGCATCACACAGATTCTTCAGTCTTTTGAATTctattgctaaaaaaaaaatccaaagaaaaatcaaaacaccaTCTGGCTGCCTTTGGAATGACAGAGGTAAttcaggtctttgatctgctCTGCACAtggattgggagagagagagaggaccaaATCTCCCTGACACAGACAATCGTTTGCTTTATTAAACAAGTGTCTtgtattacacacagagagtATGCATTATGTGGATGCACACGGAGAACTTATGATGAAAAGTAGATACTGAGCATACTGAGTGCTTCGAGTTTTGAAACATTAACATCACAGCTGTTTCTAATAATTTTTCTCTAAATGCAAGTTTATTTCCACAACATGTACTAATGTAACTGTAACTGCCCCAAAAtgtttcattctttcaaataaagtcttaGAAACAACAGTGCAAGTTACAATCCATATGCACCTTAAGCCACTGCCCCTCTATACAGATTATCTCCCATTCATGTTTTTTGGCAATCTACTGTCATTTAAGATAGGGGCAGTTGAACTCAGCTGACCTACTTAGAAACTTGTGAAATGTGccgttcaaaaaaaaaaaaaaaaaaaaaaacgacagaaagaaagaaacctcacTATAAGTCACAGGCAGAGTGGCGAGTGGCCCAGCATTTTAAATGGAAGTGGCAGTGGGAGAGAAGTTCATTCCTCGCCCACTAGCTGAGGAGATAATTGTAACAGGTAGTGGGAACTTGATCGGGAAATATCTCCTCGTTGGCCCAGGCTTGGGGAAACTTaaagactttttttgtttgttgggtGTTCCATTAAAACTCTGGGGTTGACCCAAAGGTCAAGCGCAAAAAACATGTCTGTTAAGATTCCTTGCAGGTTCCTTTTCCTAATTATCATTCCTTTTCAGGTGTTGTTCTCCAACTGTAGGAGGCTTCCTTCCAATGGGCTTTCTACCTGTTTGTGAAGGGCTGGGAGTCGCTCTCCGCCAAGGTGTGGCACTCGGAACGCCGAAACCTTTCAGCCTGGGTTCGGGGGTCGCACAGCTCCCGTGCGGGGCTCGAGAGTTGGAGATCCCAAGGCTGTCTCCCGAGGTCAAGTGGAGGGGGCGGGTGTCAGCGCTCTGCTTGGGGTAGGGCTCCGGACTAAGCCTGAGTCTTGGGGCGTGGCTACTCCGCCCCAAGCCCGGCTTAGGGCTATTCGGCCGATGGTCCCCAGAGGGCGCCGCGTGAGTGCACCCGACACGGCGGCCGCGGCCATCGCACGGAACCTTTGCCCACGAACCCCTTtcgcggggcgggggtgggggtcgcGGGCGGGGACCTGGAttaccccacacacacaccgagtCTCGGCGGGCTGCGAACAACCACACAGCAGGGTGGCTGACAGCCTCTCTACCCTCGGCGGAATATGTTATCCCACCACCACCCAGCGAGCCAGCCGGGCAGCGATTATTATCCCGGTTGTAATGCGAGGAGGTGGAGGCCGGGAGGTGGTCGGGGTCACGAAACAAATTACGTGCGGCATCACGCCCGGAGCTGAGCCCTGTCTATTCCACCctctagccccccccccccacccgccgcCGCCCCGGAATCCTCTGGAACCCGCAGGGCCGCGGGCCAGGGCGCAGACGGAGGCCCGAAGCCCGAAGCCCGAGGCCCTAGGGTATCCGGACATTCTCAGCGGGGGAAGCGGGGGAAAGTGCAAGCGGCCCGCGAGGTTagccagggcccagccagagCAAGCCGCACACGAGTGGGACGTGCGCGCGCTGCACAGCCCGGCGGCCACGGGGGCTGGCACTCCTCGTGGATGGGCTTGACGTTTTCACTCGCTTTTCTCTGTAATACCTAGTTTTGAAAAGGAATTCTTACTTGAAATATCTACAGGAGCGTCACAGCCCCGTCTGCTCATTCCACTACCTCTGGGTCCCCTGCTTTCCCGGAGACTGACAGTTGGCAGCGAATCCGCTGGCGCACGCGGACGCGGACGCGGACGCGCCGCTCTCTGCTCGCGGGTCGCCGCCGCCTCCCGGGAGCCTGAGTGGCGTGGAGGCGAGGCCCGAGACACAGTTTGCGGGGTGGTGCGGTCTTGGGAGCTCGGGGAGGTTTCTGGGGGTCTTTGATGAGCGTTAGTAGTTCCTCTCCAGGGAGTCCAGCGCTGAGCTTGGCGCTTGGAGCCAGGGTCGGGTCCCGCGAGCCCTGCTCCGCCAGCAAGAGGTGGCGCAGTCCCGGCGCGGACGCCCGCACTAATGTGTAACTCTGGGCGGGTACCGAACCGCAGTGGGCTGAGAGGCCCTTTCAAGACGGACGCCCCCGGGAGATGATGTATTTGTTCTTCGCACTTACTGTGCACTTAGCACCGAGAGGGCTGTTCATTGCACTCAGCAACCGAGACTCGAGGAGCCGCAGCCCCTGACTCTGGCTGCCTAACGCTGCGCTGCCGCCGCTGGAGCGGGTCCTTGGGCCTGGGTTTATCCAATAGGTGGCGAGGACCCTCGGCGACCCGTCGGGACCCACCCTGTCCAGCTGGACACACTCGCTCCCTGGGTGCAGCCAGCCATTTCGCTCCGGAGAGGGGGGACGCGGGCTCAAGGACGCGAGGATCCCGGAGTGGGGTGTGTGCGCTGGGAAGTGAGTTTGCAGGCGGGATCTCAACTGCAAGCGGCTATGCCGCCGCTGTCGCAGAAAACTTCCTAGGATGCTTTCCTGATTTCTgctaaaaaaaaggggggggggttgtgggggAGTAGGGGGTCCACCCTTAGTGGCTGAATGAATCTCCCTTTGGAGTGACTTGAGCTCTCCAGGAACTTCTCTGGGATCCAGAGTTTGGGGTTGTTACTCTGtcattcaccaccaccaccccaagtTTGTCTCCCAGGTCCTCTGATTTTACAAACACTGCACCGAAAGATTCCAGATGATGAATTAATTCGGGGTTCCTTTGGGTTTGGCCATGCCTTTCTGCCCCAACAGGCCCCTTTCCTGGGGCGAGTCCGAACCCCGTGCAGAATGCGATCCCGGCTCGGGCCCCACCGGCTGAGCCCGGCTTGCTCGGGCCGCAGGAGTCCGGCGGCAGCTGAGAGCTGTGGCTGCAAGCGAGCGCGCAGCTCCGAGCGCGCTGCCTCCGGACGCCACCGCAGCGCTGATTTATGTTCTAGTCGCTCGCGAGAACCCCAACGCTTTGGCTGGGTTAATTTTTGTCAATTGTTCCTCATCACACTGAGATAGTCTGTAGCTTGAGGCGAGTTTTATTTATCACCCTGCACATTTGATATACAGTCAGACATAAAAATAACTGACTCTGGAACTCTGGCGCAATATTGGAGCCGTCGGGGAATAATTTGGCTAACTGACTTGGACGTTTCACCTTCTAAACAGAAATGCAACGCTCAGTCAAACTGTAAATCAGATTGTCTTCAgcactgaggggaaaaaaaagcatccAAACCAGAAAGAacggaaataaaatgaaagaaaacgcAGATAGTGACCAAAGCAATATGAGTTTCAGAAAGCCACACTGGATTTTAATTTCAGGTGTGGAACCTCATCGGGAATATGAATTCCTGAATGTTTTACCAATGGTATCTACCCCTAGGGATTCCAGGGTGCCCAGAaacaattgacttttttttttttaaatcttagtgTTGGTTTGTTATTAAGTAATATCAAAAATGCtgcttaaaatattaatataaccGAACCAGATACACGCTCAGGTGAAGTCGGGTCGCGGTCCCCGTAATTGGAAAAACCAAGGGGCGCAGAATGCCAGGAGCAGCAcccagttttcagcagttctggAGGCAACCTGAcacagggaagagaaggaaatcaGAAGCTTCCCCCACACTTTCTTGGTTTCCAAGGAAAGAAACTGATCGTCTTTTCTGAGCCTCGGGGATTCCCCG belongs to Oryctolagus cuniculus chromosome 5, mOryCun1.1, whole genome shotgun sequence and includes:
- the LOC138849868 gene encoding uncharacterized protein — its product is MSGYPRASGFGLRASVCALARGPAGSRGFRGGGGSGRDAARNLFRDPDHLPASTSSHYNRDNNRCPAGSLGGGGITYSAEGREAVSHPAVWLFAARRDSVCVWGNPGPRPRPPPPPRERGSWAKVPCDGRGRRVGCTHAAPSGDHRPNSPKPGLGRSSHAPRLRLSPEPYPKQSADTRPLHLTSGDSLGISNSRAPHGSCATPEPRLKGFGVPSATPWRRATPSPSQTAIEFKRLKNLCDATDESPTQEDGNLGNHAKADGATD